Part of the Acropora palmata chromosome 10, jaAcrPala1.3, whole genome shotgun sequence genome, GTGGCAATTTGCTCAATAATTTTGGGTGATGATACTAAGCATGATGTTTTTACTTGTTATGATTGTTTTGTAAAGCAACAtttcttgcttgtttttgtactGTACCTCTTACAATTATCAGAAAATAGTTCAAATATTCTCTAAAGTGAGGTCTTGTTGGAATTGGAATGGTTGTTAATGGGTAGTTTAAGGAGTGAAGCTGCGATAAAAAGGTATTTATGATCAGGTGTTTAGacaatttgaaacaaatcaGGATGACTAGTTTTCATTAAACATACAGTAACACCTGCTTATTATAATACCACTAAAGTAAACAACATACTTTTCATCCTTAAAGGAgttctttaatttaaaaatttaaaaatacaaaattgttTCGTCTGTCTTTTGAATTTCATAAGCATCATAATGTCTGATGTCTTTCATTCGAGCAACATTTGAAGAAATTCCTACAATGTGTGTTTTGTTGGTTTAAATAGTTAATTAACACTTGGTTTCCCAAAAACAATGCTGAAAGGATGCATGgggaaaatgaaatgcaagGAGCCGAGATTTAACTCTGGTCACGTAACAGATGCAGTAAAAGGGGATTTGTTAGTATGGGATAGTTTTGGAAAATCCTCAAGCAACTGTTATTTATCAAGATCTGGCTTTGGATTATTGCCTCAATTATTATGCATTCAGTAGGCAACTAAAAAGCATGTCACAGGTCATCCTTGGGGCATTCAAATATCTTGACTGTTTCATAGAAAAGACATGTTACTCCATTTACAATGGAGCTGGAGCTGAAGATAACAGCAGCATGCTTTGTGACTTGTTATGGAATGTGGAAATAGCattgtattgttttctttcagaatgCATCAAATGTTTGTAAGTCAGTATTAAAGTGCTTTTAATGCAATTTTCTTAACGAAGAAAGTTTGATTAGAAGGGAAAACTGGGAAGGATGGTGATTTTTGTAATTATACGATGATGACAATGCTGTCTGTTTTATAAAACAGAgtgctttttttattgtattttgtttcattgcaaTTCATACTGAATTTCAGTTATGTTCTGCATAGAAGCAGAATTCAGCTGGTGATAACTCTTCTCTTGTGTAAAGCAGCATAGAAAGCGTTGACCATAGAAACTGGGCGATGTTGTTATTAATAACTGtcataaattgaaataaatgttGTGTTCTTTGCAGACGGTTAAGTACGCGACCCACGGCACAAGAGCTaagagaaagaaatattttgagaAGTAAGAAATGTCCTGACATTTTATTGCCCTCTGTGTTCAGTTGAGCTCCTTGGGTTACTTTTTAGCATGAACAATTTTGTGTCCTAATTTGCTACTACTAATTTTTAGCATCttcagaagaagaagcaaaagaggaaaaggaagaaaagaagCGAGTATTAACAAGAAAGGTACATTATCACATTTTGCttgatttgaaatgcattCACATGCTTAAATGAAATGTACTGCAATAGAGCTAACTGACTTGAGTGCCTTACCTTGCAGAAGTGTGAGTCTTTTTATGCATATTCTTTCCTACTTTAACCCTTGTAAATAAAAACTTTCAGAAATTGTTtgtaaatgttaaaaaaaatgtaaatgctGTATTAGTAGAAGAAGTGCACTTAGCTATCAAGCTAGATCACTGACACTTCACTTTTTCATAATCtgaagaaacaagaaacaatgaaTAAGACCCTCAACTGGCAGCAGGCAACCCGTCGGCTATTTACAAAGCGTGTTAGAGTTGAATTCGGGACAACTGCAAACAAGTCCTTACCAGAGGTTAAAACAGGATTTGAACCCGGGGCCACTGCATGCAAACCCAATGCCTTAACCTCTGGACCATGCCTCCTCATCCATGTTTTTCAAGGGCCAGGGTAATGTCAGAATAATATTGCATATCACTCAGTGGTTGAGGCTTTCTACCTACACAATGCAAAAATAGTGTATCTTTTTTGACAGTTAAGTAGAAGACCAACAGTGCAGGAGTTGAGGGCAAAAAAGATCTTAAAGTTTAATGATTATGTTGAATGTTGTGATGTCCATGACTACGATAGAAGGTAagatttcaaaaagaaaataacagattttttttttttggtggggggggggggtatggTAAAGTTTAACCTCAAAACCTACTAACATTTTAGATTAGGTTTTAGGGTTTAGGTCTCTATGTGAGGCAATGTCTGCCCAGATCCTCAATAAAATTCTTTCCATTTATGGTACACTGTACATGGCGAGTAAAGAATGAAATGGCTGAAAGGCTTGGTGACAATAATATCTTAGCTATGATTAGCATAGTTCTTCCATGTTattctttaaaacatctcattccCTTActcaaacatttttcttgttttaagaaaataaagaaagaaaaatgtttcaaagttgGAGAGGTctaaaaatttgtttaaaattattttccttgcaaTATTAGTGACTGCTGGGATATTTCTTATTAGTTGAGTGTCCTATCTTTTTAACCATTCCAGAGCTGACAAACCTTGGACAAGACTAACCCCTGAAGACAAAGTATGAATACAGcagattttgttgttgttttttggcgTAATTTGAACTCATTGTTGTGttcattttaatatttcaaaagcCAACACAATGTGTGCATTGTTTTATTATGGTGTGTCATTttaaatccatttttttttgcctgtGTACAGCAAAGGCATTCTGGTGCCTGCTtagcataattattatcatggaACTGCCTGTCCTTTCCTCATGTATTCCTTTCATGTCTGAATGTGAccgtttttgtttgttttctacgCAAGATTAAGTATTGGCTtagtcattaaaaaaaaacaacttttgttATAGGCAGCAATAAGAAAAGAACTTAACGAGTTTAAAAGCAGGGAGATGGAAGTTCATGAGGACAGTAGACAGTATACAAGGTGacacataattatttttttttattttttcattataaaTCCATTTTATGAAAGAGATAAGACATTTTTCCACATCCATTATGGATGTGATTCTTCTACCATTGTGTTAGACCGATGGGCCCTTTCTAATCTAAACATTGCAACGCTTGAATTATTTTACTCACCATTTTAAGCAACTTGACAGTGAAGTTTGAATGGCATATGCTGACATTCAATATAGATAATAATTGtgttggaaaacaaaaggaaggTATGCAATTGCATTGTCATTGATGTTCAGTTACAGTAATTTTGGTTGCTGCACAAAACATGTGGAATGAGGGTTAGAGTAGGTTGCTTTGAATGCGTTTTATTTAACACATTTTGCCAATATTGTAACACCCTTCATTTCTTGTCATCAATTTAACTGGAGATCAgtaacaacttttttttctgttgcaGATTCCATCGGCCCTAGTTTTATACGCAAGTTAAGAGGATTTTTactttaaaactatttttggTTATATTGAATTGTTCCAGAAACTCTTATGAAAATCTAATGTAATGTACAGGTCATATTATGACTGTAAATATTAACAATGACATAATGAGAATTTTGTATAGGATTGTATAGATTTTTAATGTGTTCATTGTAACACTCTATACATGAAGGGAGCAGATGTATATCCATGTTTTCTTAAGGCAGAACTCCATTTTCACAAAAGTATTCTTTCCAAATAATATTGTCTAGCTCATAATGGTGAGTATGTATTCCATTACAAAATTGTGAAAGGATTTTGTGGCATCATACCTAGGGGTtattctttcccttttttttcttcagttgtGGATGactaaaccaaatttttagcaCTGGATAATGCATGGCTAAGTCTTCATTTTTGCATGTTCATTTCACAACCATTTCAGTTAACGTTAGGTGTGCATGCAATCCTGAATACTAACcgtttttctgattggttcaacAAAGTAAACATGGTTCAGTCTAAAAGCTTTTACTGCTTGCCAGTGTCTTCCACTAAACTTTCCACTCTGTCATTAATATTTATCTCTCTATATTATATTGTAACCTAATGATTAAATGAAATCAGCTGTATTAATATCAGCATTTGAAAGATGCAACATCTGATTATTCTCTTGCTTTGTTACATTGTTATAATCTCTCACACCTCATGCAGCGtctgaaattaactttttatgAAGAGCACCAGCTTTTGACTTAAGACAACTTTTTAGTGGCCTCTGGacattcctttgaaaaaagacAAGCATGGCAGCTAGGCAGTaattcattttgattggtgaTGGAAGTTAGTTATCTGGAGACTTCATGTCAGTTAAAAGATatcaacaaataaaaattaaggcATAACAATGAAAAGTAATTTGGCAAatgtaacaattattttattctttatcACTCTCTTTGAAGATCAAGTTAGCCATTGTAACGTTAGTCGCCCACTGGTGACCATGCGTGAAATTTTGGCCACCAGGAATGTGCAATTTCAGACCCTGTCATACATGCACagtattgcaaaaaaaaacaaaacaaaaaaacaactaccACCATCATTGCTTTCTTGGTTCTTGGCCTTTGTTGCTGATTAAAAAATCCCATGGTATTTAACTGTTGTTTTAAGCAATAAATAATGAAAGATTGAAGGACAGCATCCCTAATATAGCCTCTGCTATCCCGAGAACAGGATAGGAATAAAGTAGTTTCTTGCTTGGTGCtaaatctaaaataaaaaaaaaaacctggaacaatttttttcagtagATTCCAGGAAACATATTCCTCCTGTCAGTGGGAAAGTTGTCTATCTTTTTCTGATACCACTGCTGTGTCTGGTGACTTCTTCCTGCTAAGTAGGTTACCATTACCATCCAGCCCAAGTAAATTCCAAAGTGTTGACAGACCACAGCCATACCAAACCATGCCACCAACTCACTGCAATGGTacaaaatcaatttcaattACAATGGCAATAAGGCTATCAAGCCAAGAGTGCAGATTCTCCATTGCTGGTCAGTTTACAACACAACATTATTGTAAATATACATACGCTAAAGTTTAGGGGACAattcttattattactaaGAGGTAAAACAAATGCCATTTTAAAAGTGGAAGTGCACTTGGGTAATAGAGCTAGTGTCAAAGTACTCAATTGAAATAATCTCCAAGTAACCAAATAACTCAAAATTTATTAGTGTAATGTCAAGAAAAACAGACAACTCTTTACTTACAAACAGTAGTGTGGGCACACGACAAAACGAAAAAGTGCGCTCTCTGGAACTGAATAAGTTGCAGAACCAGCTGCAGGACGCAGACAGGCCAACTCGTAGTGGTGATACCCATTCAGAAATTCCCCAatcaaatacaaaacaaagccaacaatCAATGCCAAGTCATCAGATGACAGCTTAGCAGCAAGATCCTCATCTGTGTACAGGTTGCACCAATAGTGTTGCACAGCTGAACCAAGGGTGTAAAACAGAGAAACCtggcataaaaaaaaaaacatttatttacaaaaagcAAATAACAGTTCTGtagatttcatttttgttattttcttcaaatgagTATGGtagtcataataattattgttgaattGCTGTGTATTGCTGTACAAATTCTTTGTATTGTGGGCAACAAACTTTCCTGTGGAAACTAGAGAGTACAACAGTCAGATTGTTTTCCAGTCCAAAGGTCATGTCATTTTTTGCTGAtgtcatttgttttcatttttgttttcatctcatTAACACTCACCATAAGTCCAAAGCTCACATCATTCACTACGGAGgtatttttgttgatttcattgttttcattgttgttacACTGTTTTCACGTTATGAACACCAACCATAAAGGTCTACAATCAACCtctgtgcaattttcagctgtTTGTAAGCAATATCAAGGGATAATCTAACACTGAAAAATTGCTGGGGGCCCAAAATGTCAACGAGCCAAACAGTCCTTTAAAATGTCAAGATTTTCATATAGCATTTCTCTGAAGCTATTCAGTGCAtctggactcaaattttcggACATAAAAGAGTATTAGTAATCTCCATCAATATTCACAGAGATTATGTTAATAGCTCGAAAAAAAGTAATGATTGCTAAAAAGCTTATTTGCTTATCAAGCTCTCCGTGACCGGCATAAGAATGAAGGATTAATTTACATACACAGCACCATACTTAGGCAGGACATGAAATGttcttatttttaaaattgcatcATTTAACTACCTGCAATGCTGAGAAAAAACTCCATTTTTTCGAATACTTGTGCACAAATAACGCCTCCAGTactcttttcaaaaaatggaCAACATAGGTCCCCATCGCCACTAACTGATATGTTGACTGTGGCATTCCAGCAGAATACCACAGTGCAATCTGCACGACAGCTGGCAAGCCGTAACACAATGCCCAACCCAAACGTGGATTCATTTGGCCCTCAGGGGCAAATTTGctaaataataaaagaaaaaaaaaccttcatGAACAAGAAGTACTCAAGCATGTAGAAGTGGCACAACAAAAAATTGCCACTAACGGAAATCAAATATTTGCGAAGTGTGTCCGAGTGTTGTTTATGAAAGATTGTCTTTTAATCTTCGTCTCTTGTGGTACACTTGAAAACGCCAGAAGACAATTTTTCTCATCATCCCACTTTTAACCAGACAGGCTTGCTCACCCATAGGCGGAAGACAAGTGCGCAACCTTGCAAACGGATACTACATTGGTACACCATGTTACATAATTTTCAACAGTATCATCACGACGTAACTGTcagctaaaagaaaaagtcatATTTCCTCCATAGGCAATTTCGCTGAATACACTTTAAGTTTGATAACATTTGCAAAACACATTTTCTACCTGTAGCTTAGTGGAAACTTTCCCAAATATTCATTGACATAGTTCATACCGCTCagagccacagctatggaacACAATGCGATGTTTAGGGTGTTCCACTCTGGTAGGATCACAACGTTACAGATATAAGCCAACGCCAGCCATAAGAGACAAAACACAATTGCTGCTGAAAATGGTCTTTCACCCATTTCAATTGGTTAACTTTTCGTGAGATTTCGAAATACCTAACTCACCAAGAACACCTCGAGTGCGACAAAGTGGAACCTTATGAAGGGCGTATGGAAAAGCAGGAATCCGGAACCGgtcaaataaatgaatgattcAAGTTTTGGAAGTATGATCGGCATCAATACGCATCCGCCCTTCTCTCTGCATTCCATGCAAGATGGATCATGATATACGGAGCCCTTTTAAGAAAAGGTACGAGTAGAAAGAAGATACTAGTTATCattccggaatccggaatcatCGAGAATGCGGAACAGCAACCAGGGTAAACTGGGTAACACAGAAATCAGTTCCGCGGTGGAATCTTCCTCGATGTAAGATAGCGTCTCATCTATTCTCGTCATCTGAGATACTATCAGGACATTGTCAAACTGGAAAACTGGCTTGAAAAAAAGTGACTGCAGGTCGAGCGAAAGAGTATATGGGGACTGCAACTAATCAGAACTGCTTTCGTAAACAGATGCTATTTTAGTGATACAGTTTATCAGGGCTGTGTTTTTCATTCCCTTCTCTAGAGCCTAATAGTTACTCATTTCTTTCGTGCATCATCATCTATCTTGAGAGGAATGCAGAGAAGGGAGGAGGGGTATTGATGTCAATCATACGTCCCAACTTTGAATCgatcattcatttatttgtccGGTTCCGGTTCCGGATTCCGggttccggattccggattccggattccggattccatatTTTCAATACGCCCCTTATGAAGTGTATACCAGTGTATACCCCATAGTGAGCTCGTGGATACAACGACAGAACGAAACTTCAATACGATCGTTAATTACATGGGAAATCT contains:
- the LOC141895518 gene encoding very-long-chain enoyl-CoA reductase-like; translation: MGERPFSAAIVFCLLWLALAYICNVVILPEWNTLNIALCSIAVALSGMNYVNEYLGKFPLSYSKFAPEGQMNPRLGWALCYGLPAVVQIALWYSAGMPQSTYQLVAMGTYVVHFLKRVLEALFVHKYSKKWSFFSALQVSLFYTLGSAVQHYWCNLYTDEDLAAKLSSDDLALIVGFVLYLIGEFLNGYHHYELACLRPAAGSATYSVPESALFRFVVCPHYCFELVAWFGMAVVCQHFGIYLGWMVMVTYLAGRSHQTQQWYQKKIDNFPTDRRNMFPGIY